The proteins below come from a single Felis catus isolate Fca126 chromosome A1, F.catus_Fca126_mat1.0, whole genome shotgun sequence genomic window:
- the LOC123385772 gene encoding uncharacterized protein LOC123385772 isoform X1, giving the protein MLFSSFTDRGFQRMMNTLICLSWRFPIRKGYQPIWGFSEHPSSPRFPPCPTPSIGPIREQADRTTSDSIGPGRTTLAFRNSKMCRSFCLQLLLIFLPFSLPKSLHSGTSGTPGQDSCEYWDIISEIDSKLNTTSTPEEFNLLLELKDKTLLKSNLAAFRTISEKFINVSSVVSSISKNLDYLEELLQNLTMPTPTSQREVHIEAEDVNEFSEKLLVFLEALDDFLKPLLKCPETFKASRRTP; this is encoded by the exons atgttgttttcaagttttactgATCGTGGGTTCCAGAGAATGATGAATACATTGATATGTTTGTCATGGAGGTTCCCTATCAGAAAAGGGTATCAGCCCATCTGGGGCTTCTCTGAACATCCCTCATCACCCCGTTTCCCGCCCTGCCCTACCCCCTCCATTGGGCCTATAAGAGAGCAAGCAGATCGGACCACTTCAGATTCCATAGGGCCAGGGAGGACCACGTTAGCTTTCAGAAACTCAAAGATGTGTAGATCCTTCTGTCTTCAGCTTCTCCTCATCTTCCTTCCCTTCAGCCTCCCCAAGTCCCTGCATTCAGGGACCTCTGGTACCCCAGGTCAGGACTCCTGCGAGTACTGGGACATCATCTCTGAAATCGACTCTAAGCTGAACACTACCTCT ACACCTGAAGAGTTTAATCTGCTGCTAGAGCTGAAG GACAAGACCCTTCTGAAGTCTAACCTGGCTGCCTTCCGGACCATCTCAGAGAAGTTCATCAATGTCTCTAGTGTAGTGTCATCCATCAGTAAAAATCTGGACTACCTGGAG GAATTGCTGCAAAACTTGACCATGCCCACGCCCACATCCCAG AGAGAAGTGCATATCGAAGCAGAAGATGTTAATGAGTTCTCAGAGAAGCTGCTTGTCTTCCTGGAAGCCCTGGATGATTTCCTGAAGCCATTACTGAAGTGCCCAGAAACTTTCAAAGCCTCACGTAGAACACCTTAG
- the LOC123385772 gene encoding uncharacterized protein LOC123385772 isoform X2 has translation MSKAPCLPKSLHSGTSGTPGQDSCEYWDIISEIDSKLNTTSTPEEFNLLLELKDKTLLKSNLAAFRTISEKFINVSSVVSSISKNLDYLEELLQNLTMPTPTSQREVHIEAEDVNEFSEKLLVFLEALDDFLKPLLKCPETFKASRRTP, from the exons CCTCCCCAAGTCCCTGCATTCAGGGACCTCTGGTACCCCAGGTCAGGACTCCTGCGAGTACTGGGACATCATCTCTGAAATCGACTCTAAGCTGAACACTACCTCT ACACCTGAAGAGTTTAATCTGCTGCTAGAGCTGAAG GACAAGACCCTTCTGAAGTCTAACCTGGCTGCCTTCCGGACCATCTCAGAGAAGTTCATCAATGTCTCTAGTGTAGTGTCATCCATCAGTAAAAATCTGGACTACCTGGAG GAATTGCTGCAAAACTTGACCATGCCCACGCCCACATCCCAG AGAGAAGTGCATATCGAAGCAGAAGATGTTAATGAGTTCTCAGAGAAGCTGCTTGTCTTCCTGGAAGCCCTGGATGATTTCCTGAAGCCATTACTGAAGTGCCCAGAAACTTTCAAAGCCTCACGTAGAACACCTTAG